Proteins encoded together in one Lysinibacillus sp. FSL K6-0232 window:
- a CDS encoding CPBP family intramembrane glutamic endopeptidase, with amino-acid sequence MERILIVTNFQKVKKHKKTGLYVLLIYILMQISGRWLLLPFHALVQKITELSPEQAAPITQGWYIALSFAIALILSLILTSRDKDFWNIYQGKKETIPLTIVWGIIGFFLVFFGQMIGAVIEMTVFGIEGGSQNTADIVALAKGAPIAILAIVVFGPILEEFVFRRVIFGSLVQTTNFWIAAIVSAIFFALIHFDFSHILLYTICGLIFAFLYHKTKRIWTSIIAHIMLNGFVTLIQFYAEPLQKFLEELEKMQ; translated from the coding sequence ATGGAAAGGATTTTGATTGTGACTAATTTTCAAAAAGTGAAGAAACATAAAAAAACAGGTCTGTACGTTTTACTCATCTATATCCTTATGCAAATTTCAGGTAGATGGTTGCTCTTACCGTTTCATGCACTTGTTCAAAAAATAACAGAGCTATCCCCTGAACAAGCTGCACCTATTACGCAAGGCTGGTATATTGCCCTTAGCTTTGCCATTGCGCTTATTTTAAGCTTAATTCTAACTTCTCGCGATAAAGACTTTTGGAATATTTATCAAGGAAAAAAAGAAACGATACCTCTTACAATCGTCTGGGGAATTATCGGCTTCTTCCTCGTATTCTTTGGTCAAATGATTGGCGCTGTTATTGAAATGACTGTTTTTGGTATCGAAGGAGGCTCGCAAAATACTGCGGATATTGTTGCATTAGCTAAAGGTGCTCCAATTGCTATATTAGCGATTGTTGTATTTGGCCCAATCTTAGAAGAGTTTGTCTTCCGCAGAGTAATATTTGGATCACTTGTCCAAACAACAAATTTTTGGATAGCTGCTATTGTCAGTGCTATATTCTTTGCGCTTATACACTTCGACTTTTCTCATATTCTGCTTTATACGATTTGTGGCTTAATTTTCGCCTTTTTATATCACAAAACAAAACGTATTTGGACTTCAATTATCGCACATATTATGTTGAACGGTTTTGTGACACTTATACAATTCTATGCAGAACCACTACAAAAGTTTCTTGAAGAGCTAGAAAAAATGCAATAA
- the tatC gene encoding twin-arginine translocase subunit TatC: protein MNPKDLTIIEHIEELRKRLFIVAVFFVLAMAGGFFVAKPLVKYIQSTGESYNLELHAFDVVTPLSIYFQIIFLIAFIISSPILMYQLWAFISPGLSEIERKATLSYIPYSFLLFLAGLSFSYFLLFPYVMTFMMNLSNDLEIQQTIGIHEYFTFLFKLTIPFGFLFQLPIVVLFFSRIGILSPDLLIRIRKYSYFALFVCAAIIAPPELASHLMVSVPLFILYEISIMISRIGYKKYLRSEELRLKEEQEAEQKRLVEEALEQQRRQIEEFNQQ from the coding sequence ATGAATCCAAAAGATCTAACTATCATTGAGCATATAGAAGAATTAAGAAAACGGCTTTTTATAGTTGCCGTTTTCTTTGTTCTCGCTATGGCTGGTGGTTTTTTTGTTGCAAAACCACTTGTGAAATACATCCAATCTACAGGGGAATCCTATAATTTAGAGCTTCATGCTTTTGATGTAGTAACACCACTGTCTATTTATTTCCAAATTATTTTTTTAATTGCGTTTATTATTTCATCACCAATTTTAATGTATCAATTATGGGCATTTATTAGTCCGGGCTTAAGCGAAATAGAAAGAAAAGCAACTTTAAGCTATATACCATATTCGTTTTTACTATTTTTAGCAGGGTTATCTTTTTCATATTTTTTACTATTTCCTTATGTCATGACGTTTATGATGAATTTATCAAATGATTTAGAGATTCAGCAAACGATTGGTATACATGAGTATTTTACATTTTTATTTAAACTTACAATACCATTCGGTTTTTTATTCCAATTACCAATTGTTGTATTATTCTTTTCACGTATAGGAATATTAAGTCCTGATTTATTAATTCGTATTCGTAAATATTCATATTTTGCATTATTTGTATGTGCTGCAATTATTGCACCACCTGAATTGGCGTCGCATTTAATGGTGTCAGTTCCATTATTTATTCTTTACGAAATTAGTATTATGATTTCTCGAATTGGCTATAAAAAATACTTGAGATCAGAAGAGCTACGTCTAAAAGAGGAACAGGAAGCTGAGCAAAAACGCCTAGTTGAAGAGGCGCTTGAGCAGCAACGACGCCAAATAGAAGAATTTAATCAGCAGTAA